The genomic DNA caggactccttggtgcatcccacgccttgcctgctcaattggtcactgagtgtggcttttAGGCAACCTCGccaccttctccagcatctctgaggttcctcaagaccagccaactcctcacatctgGAGtggtgttgcagtggaggctgcaaggcgggacagcagctggagtggctgggatgaGCAGGAGccgactgctactggtgtgaggttcaggagtgatcaaaaacattaccaccaccaccactcctgccaccaccaccaccaccaccaccagtcctgccaccaccaccaccaccaccactgccactaccaacaccaccaccaccaccaaaaacaactgctggcctcttcatccacaaagggggaagtttgaatttcagaaatgtgagaagatctgagagtgagagaaagtttACTGActaaagccaagagtgtgagaaaagacatgcagggaaggatgacctcaacaaatacacccacacactctggcgtaagacctcatgaaagccgggagtgtggcaaaaggtttagtaataggagtaaccccaaacgtctcacccttacacacactggtgaaagaaaccatgagtgtgaagtttgtgggaaatgtttcagtcggaaggataccctcaaattacacactcttacacacactggtgaaagaaatcatgagtgtgaagtttgtgggaaatgtttcagtctgaaggataccctcaaattacacactcttacacacactggtgaaagaaatcatgagtgtgaagtttgtgggaaacgtttcagtgagaagagtaccctcaagaaacatgcccttacacacattggtgcaagaaaccatgagtgtgaagtttgtgggaaacgtttcagtgagaagggtaccctcaagaaacatgcccttacacacattggtgcaagaaaccatgagtgtgaagtttgtgggaaacgtttcagtgagaagggtaacctcaagaaacatgcccttacacacactggtgcaagaaatcatgagtgtgaagtttgtgggaaatgtttcagtcggaaggataccctcaaattacacactcttacacacactggtgcaagaaatcatgagtgtgaagtttgtgggaaatgtttcagtcggaagggtaccctcaacacacacacacttacacacactggtgaaagaaatcatgagtgtgaagtttgtgggaaatgtttcagtctgaagggtaccctcaaattacacactcttacacacactggtgaaagaaatcatgagtgtgaagtttgtgggaaacgtttcagtgagaagggtaacctcaaagtacacactgttacacacactgatgcaagaaatcatgagtgtgaagtttgtgggaaaagattcaaactgaagagGCTATTGAACCTGcacctcttcagacactctggtcataaagggttcaagtgcgatgtttgtgggaaacgtttcatgaccaAGGGTGAGATTGCCAGGCAcgtgaaggtccacttctcctgaggggctgtgctgattcagttctgctgtgtgtgtgagtgcaagtgtttgttgtggtggtgttacagggctgtgtgtagcacagggAACAGAAAATAATCATctattggaacaaatggtgactgtaacggcatgatctgttattcactttccatcCTAGGctgcatgtggttggtgggtcctgtgaacggtctgatctttttggtgactgtgccgggctggctgttgtggcctgggcctattggtcaagtgtgtgtgttacTAGTAATAATATAGTCCTGTAGGCAAACCACACCAAACTGGCTGTTGGGAGGTGTAGGCCATGGTAATTGATGTCTTATGGTGTTGTTACTTTCCTGTTTCCACCCACGTGACGTCCCATCTCAACAAACAAGTCTTATACCACGGCAGCCTTGGGTGGGGGGGGGCACAACAGCAGTGTTACCACCTCCTTAGAGGGATGAGAAAAGTAacgggagaaagaaataagggagaagtTTTGTACCACTTGGGGATTtatgtaaagaataaaaaagcattCCGAGAGACGAGTTTTATTATCGTAAGAAAATAGCGTGTGTTCCTTAATTTCACTCTCCAGTGACCGTCAAGACAACCTGTGAATCACAGCTTTGGATCTTGAGTCAAACTTTACTGAACTTGCTGTTGAAGACAGGCAAGGCACGACACATTAGCACCACCGCGCGGCCATCATGCCTTGACGCGCCCTTCATGTGAGGCTCGGCCAGCAATGCCCAGACTTACTCCCTTCACTATTCTTTGTGTTGGAACACTTATAAGTTATTACAATGTTAACACAACCCTTTTGACCCTGAACCCACGGTGGAAAATGAGTcactaatgatgatgaggatCCAGGGTAGATTAATGAAAAAGTAGAGGGCGGGCAGCTTTGTAAAGTGAGAGGTGTTCCTgatggaaacaggaagagaaacaaatcTAGCCACTGGAAAGACCCAAGGAATCCTTCACCCTTGACCACCAGCTGACCTTCACTGTCACCATGGCTACAGGCACCATCACCAGGACAGTTATACTGCTGCCATTATGACCTGTCCCTTCACCACTTGTAGATGCAGTATATGTATGATACACAGGTACAACAGTATGAGAA from Eriocheir sinensis breed Jianghai 21 chromosome 20, ASM2467909v1, whole genome shotgun sequence includes the following:
- the LOC127001290 gene encoding zinc finger protein 182-like — translated: MQGRMTSTNTPTHSGVRPHESRECGKRFSNRSNPKRLTLTHTGERNHECEVCGKCFSRKDTLKLHTLTHTGERNHECEVCGKCFSLKDTLKLHTLTHTGERNHECEVCGKRFSEKSTLKKHALTHIGARNHECEVCGKRFSEKGTLKKHALTHIGARNHECEVCGKRFSEKGNLKKHALTHTGARNHECEVCGKCFSRKDTLKLHTLTHTGARNHECEVCGKCFSRKGTLNTHTLTHTGERNHECEVCGKCFSLKGTLKLHTLTHTGERNHECEVCGKRFSEKGNLKVHTVTHTDARNHECEVCGKRFKLKRLLNLHLFRHSGHKGFKCDVCGKRFMTKGEIARHVKVHFS